atctatttgttgttatttcttcttattatttctctttcttatgtaattttctctttatttattgctttatttgttatttgttagtTTATAAAATAGTGCTGAATACGTCCCAATAACAAATCTATAATACCTATACCTATAATACaatgttatataataatatatataatatgatacCTATATCTATAATCCTATAACATATCAGTTCAAAATAGTAGAGGATTACaagtaaatttattttccaagaaattcctagaaatccgaagaagaaaaaggggaAACCACcactgaaattgaaattgaaaaagtgaaaaagtgaaaaaagttgaaattccACTGACTGAGTGATCTACCAGTATTGACCTTGTTTCTTTGATCTACTAACAATTGACTGCCTTATTCACAGATGTTCCCATTCACACCATGGGTGGGTGGCCTGTGCCctcagctttctttttttaccttttttctttttttttcttctctggacTCTTTTCATGGAGATTTTGCTGCTTCTTAAATATGAATCCCTATCGATCCACTTCCGCAGTCGATTATCCACGGGGCAACTCGGTTCCAGTGCAAGATCTTTTAATATTTgttaaaaaatgtgattttaaattttgatttagtTGTATTTTTGAAGGGATTCTCTTTGAGTTCAAGTGATTTAAGTTTAAGGAAACCATAAACTGCACCTGGTTGTTCATGGAATGTTTATGAGGATTGGGAAGGCAtgcctcctcctcctcctcctcattTTCGTCGTCGATCGACGATGTGTCGACGCTGTGCTTTGTGCGTGCGTTCATGCACTTTTCATCAAatcaaaatatgttttttttttcttactgccCCGTTTCCTCCTAGTTTAATCGTTTCTACTGAATCTTATCAGCGGGGTTATGTTGGTAGCgaggggttttttttcggatgtcACGTTTTCGCCGCTTCGAAAAACCACCTCGATTTCGTTGCTATACGAATTTTAATAGTGCTGATAGAATAGGTGTTGTCCAAGAAATACGTTAGATAAGCAGCCAATGCGACAAACAATACGTTATGGATGATGCTGACTTCTGGAACTGGAGCTTTTTTCTCCCTTCCCCGGGACAAATCTATTTCGGCGCGTGCTCGAAGGTTTTAATTTCTGGACATCATAGTTCAGCACCGCTTAAACACAATGATTCCTATCAGCGGTTACTGTATTTTGCCGTGAATCAACAACACCACTCCTATTACTTCAGGGTTATTTTATAAATcatgttttttcatttcatcattcagaaaaagaacaggCAATGTGGGCGAATCATCAAATCCTGCGAGAATTGTTCCCCGTCCACTGATTTGTCCTTACTCCGCTTAAATATTCTAtccatttttctcttatttcgtAGTGTTTAGAAGGTTTATCCCTCTCTAAGGGttgttttggttttatttctgttttcttgctCTCTCTGCCTTCGCTCTGAACAGTGAACACTTAATTTGAACGAATGCGACAACATTTCACAGCGTTGCAGTGCTGTCCTGCTttagttttctcttcttagtTTACatcacgtttttttcccctgatttttcttcctgaaaaacaaggaacaaaaaaaaattattggcaAAGACGTAAATTAGTAACTTAGTTTAAtctgctttttctttcgaaaagtgtctctttgttttttttttacggtagattttcttttcaaaacaatctTCTAATCTAAGGCTTCTCGTTTGAACTAAAGCAATatcaacaagtttttttttctcaaaagtgaTAAATGAAGCTGGTCTGTGAATGGAATGTGTAATAAAACCAGATTTATTTCATCAAATAAGTGAGACGACAAACAACTGGGATTCTTCCTGAGAACGTTCCTAACGAATTTCTGCTCTCTTGGccgtgaatgaaaaaaaaacgagtataTTCAGAGCTTAGCTCAGAAATGATATCATTTTCATCTATGACCATGGTTTTAATTAactctttctttccattttcctcatttcgagagcttttcaatttttgcgaaagagaacaaattgaatgaaaaagagCACAAATGAAATCATTAGAACAGAAAATGGacgttggtgtttttttttcaacatggATTCTCTTGTTTACTCATAGCATCGTTAGCTGAGAATTTTATGCAGCGAGCAACGAAGCGGATTTTTTGGCTAGGTTTTGTCCTACCAAGATCATCTACTTTTTCCTCCGAAATATTGTTTTGAATGCCTGTAGATCATCGAAAATTCCCTCCTGCTTGTCCTTGTTTACGAAAGTTTGTAAAACGCATATTGTCTGAGCATTTTGTGTTTCTCAGTTACTGTAATTAGGTTTCTTTTTCCCTAGAAATCCTAGAATATCCTAGAAGTTTAATCCTGGAAGATAAAGAGTAATAGATCTTATCAGCGATAACATAAGCTTTGACGATGATGACAGGATATCATTGTGGATGGAAAAATTATCACTTCTTTCTCCATTTCCCGCAAACATGCGGCTCGATTAACTGTGTGAGGGGAGCGTAGGCACCCGACTCAGTGACGAATTAGCTGAGTGGACGTGGAATTCCCTAACTTTATCGGGTTTTTCCCTCCATGACAGATTATATGGTCCACAtgaaaaattgattgatttgaaatGAGCAagcatttcaaatttcattgattttttacaGAGCAGTTTTTGCACTTTAGTCTTATTCTCATCTCCATGTGATTCGAAATgaaaactggaaatttctaaggcagtaaaaagaaagacatCCATAATAATTTTTGTGGACAACAAAAGGTGATTAGAAAACGTCATGTACaccgaaaataagaaaaaaaagtggagataACAAGACATTCCCCCAGAATCATACGACATTCACGCATAACAGCAGGAGTAAATTATCGcataaaaaattgattttataatttttatttattttattcacgaAAAAATCCTCACTGCCTTGCGGTTTGTTTAAGCTCAAAGAGAACATGTAGAAGATTAGGAATACGTGAATAAAACATAgtgaatgaattttaaaaaaaaagtttctacaTGGTATAAAATTACAGAATATGTGTGtgtaaaaaataaggaatacATGAAGAAATATCCACTTATAAGACGTATCTTCACATTTTTGGCCAGCAGTACTGTAGAAAGGAATTATTCACGTGTATTTTGGAGTGTTTGCGAAAATTTCACTAACTTCCCTTCTCTCATATCCACAACAAAATACTGTTACATGTTGTTTCGTGTGTTTTTATGctcaaaattatttctttttgatctccgccataaaaaataaataataagcagCGTAAATAAGTGTGGAGTACTGGTTCTGTCGCGAACCTTTCGGTCACTGTAATTTGCGTGGATCGAAAACCAAAGAGATGCAGTAATGCTTAGTAAATCCAATGTTCTACTGTATCTAAATGAGCAGGTGGcgggtgttttctttttttttcaaaagattgaTTTCTCGAAACGAGAGCAATGGGCGGGTTTTAAATCCACCGTCaaatgatgtttttcttctttaaaatataCATAATCTGTTGACTAATGCATTGATTTGTGCTGAAAGATTTAAATTTGTACTTTAAACGCTACGAATTTCCTCTAAATTACCATAACTCTCGTCTACCTTAACGTCTGCTTTAAACGTCTACCGTGAATTTGTACCGGTTttaattttccattcattttttttagagaaacaatttttttctgttgtgtagatccggaaaaaaaaacttgatttcCTTGAGACGACAGTTTTCATCGTGTTTTTCAACCGATCTcttccatgaatttttttttgcagagtgTGAAGTTCAGGGGTGGAATTTTGACAGTGTAAGACAATGTTCAGCTGAAATTCTCAGataaaaatcattaaaattgaatttaaaaatgaaatccttgaaaaaacgTAAAATGACTATAATTAATCGTTGATGTGATGCGTTTCTTTCGATAGTAAGCACATCTTTGTTCCATTACTTCACTCCACTTACTTTACTGCTTGCTTCAACAGCTGCGTCATTTAATTTAAAGCAtcgttctttcaattttttttcgcggcTGAATTCGAATACTGTAGTCTTTCCCCAACTCACGAAATCTCTCATTCACCTCGcgatttttaactttttttttgcgaccgATCGATATATATTGTTTGCCTTTAGAACCAATGTTTTAGATGTTGGTCTGtttttctatatatatattatgCTATGCAGGTTTTTGGGCgataaaaaaagttaaaaattgtttttatgctttataatatttatattttttatatatttatattttattttatatttatattttatatattttatatatttttaatatatttttgtatattttacaTGTTCTTgttgtattttgtattttattttatatttttttattttttcgtgtagttttttttgaaaaaatagtcatgtatttgattgattttgtaCCATTTCATTTCGCAgcattttgtgaaaatttttagCATATTCCGGGATTTCAAGACGAAGTTTTATTGCCTCGGGACTTAGCTCAACGCTTCCTGCCCTAATTTTCAATGCAAAGCAGTTGGTGGCAGTGTAATAGGACAAAAAACAAGTACACAAGCTCATTACATACGTGGCTAGGCGTCTTACGAATTATTTATGGTTCGCTTGGGACCTTTAGAACGCAAGGAAAAGcgtctgttatttttttcttctcgattaCGATTTACTTTTCTTACGATCCCCAGCCAAAATTCCAAACACATTCAGATAATCACTAAAATTTTTCCATCTATTTATATAAAACTATCTGAAACTATATCTGTAGAAGTCTCATGGTGGTGAAGAATGAGGcaaggatgcgccaacgcgttcactccaatttaaaatcgtttgaggtttacgaaggcatgtctagcctatacaatgacttcccgGAGCTAGCCAAAAAGTCGAGTCAGCGCTTTTTTGCTTCGGGAAACTCTGGGAcctatttatcgaccacggagggatgaaagcctgACCGAAAGCTTCGACGACCCACGACAGCCGTGTAGAAGCTGGGGAGCCTTTTACCAGCTGTACCCTTCTCgggccgaaaaaaaaacgtcaacggataaatttttgagaaacagATATGAAACTCCCATGACGACATCGTGTTTAGTTTCCTTTGTCTCTAGCTCTGGTAGCTTCTGCGGTACTGTTTCATCCAGGAAGAACCTCTACAGCCTATTTGGTGAACTGAGTCTTTTTGCAGCTTGAGGCATCACTCTTCGCATGAAAACGTCTAGTccattccatttctttttttctgtagcaggagaagaAATGATTCTGATCatttttacttaatttttgAGGCTTAAGGGCTTCGTGTGAAACGAACCTGCAACTACTATTTATCTAAGTATTTCACCCGGCTgcgcgcagtcggttagaagtcggttgtagccacacggtcgatggttcgaaaacgCACTAGTGCcgaccaagcctttcttccctctggggtcgataaattggcaccagatttgtctgggaggataaaagcattgATTTCATTGTCGGCTGGACCCCGGAAATCATTGTGAAGGCTAACACACGTtccagaacctcaacgattacgaattgcagtgaaacgcgttggcgcgtcCCGAGTGGATTGGCCCCCTGTGAATTCATAACTTTTTAACCCACCcagttttatttctgtgtGAAGTaatacttatatttattttatatatttttatatattccttatgaatttttatatgtttttgtttttggtctGATTCCCCGCCATATCTTATATATTGTGGAGTCGTCGAGACTTATGTTAGGATGTGAACATTGTTTATAACAGATATTTTGGAAGTAATTCggtctaaatttttttcttgctgaaaCAAATTTCTTACGCTACAATGCATTCTTTTTTCCGACGTCATCAGCctacgttgtttttttttccttcaagatTGCCAGCATCCTACTGAATCCTTAATCGTACGTGCCATGAAACGAAGGGTGTCAGACCAGTTGTTAGTACCGATCAATGATTTTTCGCATCAACAGAacaaattctttcattttgctcttttttcactcGTCAGCTGCCACTGTGATGcaaagaaatgattttcaaaaGTAGTGACGTTCGCAAATGTGTTTTATTTGAGCAGTTGAAGTCAACTTGTTTAGAAAAGATGTGGATCCAGGAGTTTCGTTAAATGTATTTCTTGGATGGTTttaatatatcctctcaagtgTGAATCACCGTTGGTTCAGGCCACATTTACTGTCTATGGGTCTGtcgttgaaaattttgtagaaaatttaaGAACATGTCTTGGGAATTATCAAAAACCAGGccaaaaacaccaaaaaaaaaaagcgttttcgTTGAAAACGATGATGCTTCAAACGATTTCTACTAAATGTGATACATGATTAAAATTTGTCTCCGCTCTAGAAACTTATTCCAgggaaaattataatttttgctGTGGAGAGACTTCTAGACTCCTAAGATAAGGGATTTGGGAATTATAGCTAAAAAGCTGGAAATATCTGGAAATGATGAAGCAGAGATGCAATAATTTCCCAGTAGAATCGGTCGTCAAGCTCTGGTGAAAGGGACGGGTAATCCAAGACCATTCCCTTACCAGTGTCTGTCTTCGAGTAAGGGAGACATCGAATCGAAAAAGTGGTAGTTCCGGCAGAATATAACCGAGAACGGAACGCGACGCCGGTTTTCATGTCGTTGAAAACCACAACAATGGCATTAGAAGtcaacaaaatatttcttatggaattctttttttatacaaATATCTTAGTTTATGTGTAGATACATTAGTCCTTGTTtgttccttccttttcttttttttttctttgttctttttttttctctgaaactaCTGTACCTGGTAGCATTCATCGATTCCGTTCTGAACTTTAGACCTACTATAAAGACACCTCCATCCTCCCGTCACTCATTCCTTGGGGAAATTAATCGTCTGTCTGTCTTTAAATTGTTGTACAGATTTCCACCTGCctctttttcattactttcatAAGAACGCGTTGATTTGGGTTCGGGAAATTGCTGAAGGAGGagcaaatttttctcataGAATTCCTACaagcagttttcttttcagatatGGCCAAACGTTCAAACCTTAGTCTTATTGTAATCTGTACAGTACTATCATTAATAACCAACTTTCCATCCGGGTACACAAATGCAACAGTGAACACCGCCGTCACATCAGTTGAAAAgtgagtgttttttcttcgaaaagtactttatttgctttaatgacatcacctcacgaatctgaggcggtacgggtttcaggtgggtcatgcctcgtagattatggggaagaaggtgattccgtccatttctccccataattgcagtaaaaaacgggccggaagatgcggcgcgtgcacacggctggcgcgctccaatcgaactcattgtggaaaatagcgcgccggaacgctccaagccgtatcttccgggccgttcattagggaaattagaaagaaattgacggaatcacccttctttccatactttacgatcccgtatatgaatactccgcctgaaatccgtaccacctcagattcgtggagtgatgcctttaatggtaTGACGGATAATTCGATTTCTAGCCTGCAAGAAATCGCAAATTCCGTGATTCCGTGGAATAAAGTCATGTTTACGTCAGTACTAACATTCTACACAACTACCAGCAACACTGTATTGACCTCCACGTAGAGAGTGGATGCCCTCACTGCAGAGCTGAACCTTTGAGTGAGAGTCACAGCTTTTGACCGTCCAGCAGCGCACTTTATCGACGTTGTTGAACTTCTTTTCTACCAACGCGTATTGCGTCGAGAACGTAGTAACCCAAAAGCGCAAGGTCCGGAGTGTATGGCGGATGCGACACTACCGTCCATCCCATTTCCTCAATCTTCacatcttcatcttttcaCAATATGCGGGCAAGTTGTTCGCGTCACTCAGCTGCTACGCGACCGTTTACCTCAACGATCGGTCTTTCAAAGTGAGTGAAGGTGTTCGGAGTTGGAACATCCGAGGATTAAAGCAAGTTCGCGCACACGacgttttttcatcattttctaaGGCAGAAATTTcaccgaattttttttccaattttttttttcaaaaatgaattttagtaagcgaaaaaaggaaaataaacacGACAAAGGcgatgatgaaaaaagaacactacACACTATCGCGGGATCTTTCCGAAAAATTTCCTGCTGAGGACTACGACGAGAACCGCATTTCCATCCGAACATTCTTAATATATTCCCTGGACTCACATTGTTGTGCGCAAAtcgttgaaaaataattaaataattaaaaataattaagttTCAcccaaaagaaggaaagaaccAAGCAACTATTGCACCAAATCATCCTAGTGAACATCCATAATTCTAGTAGAAACTCTATTCAGATATATTCGAGATTCTTATCATATTCGTGGACAAAACATCACAGACGATGGTGTTGCTTTGGTGAAGGTGAGCAATTTTGATAGCAAaatattcgtattttttttacggcgaaaCGTTTCCTCAGGGTGTTGTGATCAACTGCTGGTTTATTGTGATGGTAATTGGAGCAGCATGCACTCCGTATGTAACTGACAAATTTGGAAGAAAGAGTAAGTTTTTAAGTTAAGTTCATCGTAGGACCCGTATTCGTTCGCTATTCGTTGATCTGTTATCAATTCTGATTTTAGTTGGATACAtagttgctgttgttgtaGCTATTGTAGCTGCTATCGTACAGTATCTATCGGTTCTATTTCATTTACCTGAAATATTTATCTTGGGTAGATCAATGACTGCATTTTGTAGTCCATTGGCTGATGCTTGTCTTTTACTATATTTGCAGGTTCGTTGTTATAATTTTctcagtatgtttttttttcttactttattgatttttcattcttttccgtTTGAAAGAGAAATTCCGAAACGAGAGAATTTGAAAGTGTGAAGAAAATAACCAAATAATGACATCTTACGAGTATCAATCACCGCGATCAAGTTGATTTTCAAGCAGTGCCGTTAGTTTTCCTGAATCACGTAGATGCACATCCTATTTTTCTCACTGAAGTAGTTAGAGAAGAAATTACTCCAGTTATAATTCcgggaaaataataataataataataatttcaggAAGTTTCTCCACTTTCTATTCGTGGTATGGCATCATTCCTGTGTGAAATTGGATACGGTGCAATGGTTGTGCTTGGGATGGTAGGTTTTTAGTAGTGAGCTACCTTAGCCCCtaaagtttaaaggcatcaccccaggaatctgaggtggtgcggatttcaagtggagtattcgtgtacgggatcgtagattatggagaggcgagtgattccgtccatttcttcctaatcgccgcaAAAAAGGGCCCAGAAAATGCGGagcgaggctggcgcgctccaatcgaactcgttgtagaaaatagccccggaacgctcgaaaccgtatcttttggaccgttttttaggaaaaaatgggcgAGATATATAATCAATATTTGAAtgtatgaatatgaatataacatatgtaatatatatatatatatatatatatatatatatatatatgtaatataaaaaaataaatgaagaaataaataaaaataaataataataaaaaattaatataatataaaaatataaaaatagtacatataaatatatatgaatataatataatatgacaTATATTTGAGTATATATATGAAATAtagaaatactccacctgaaatccgtaccacctcagattcgtgggatgatccCTTTAAGAACGTTGTTATAAGTGTTACGGTACCCGTGTGTTCAATCTTGGTGTAAGTAAGCATAAAATCAGATTTGTTCtgttaaattataaaatacaaatcataatttatttttttgtaggtTCTCGGAATGAGAGCTGTGCTTGGATCAGCACTCGATATTCTTATGCTAGTACCGCTTGTCCCACTCACTTTGTCCCTGGTCTTTTTAATGTTTATCCCGGAAACACCAAAGTTCCTAATGATTATGAGGTATTGATCTCAAATGTTGTTAAGTGTAGATCTCTAATTTAAACAATAATTAGACTCACTAcaatttcttattcatttctattataactattgatttttccacAGAGGTGATCGTGAGAAAGCTTTACGTTCTCTGGAATTCTTtcgtggaaaagaaaaggagaacgaACGTCTACTGGATGATTATGAACGTGAGAAATTACAAGAAATAAATCAGGAACGGTCGTCCTTGAAGGTAATTATTTGGCGGAGTTCGGAATaatttatcagaaaaaaaaattctctaacaCACTACTCGACTTCAGGAAATCTTTAGTACATGGAATCTCAGACAAGCTGTGTATTTAGCCAGTTCGGTGTTATTTCTGACTTGGTCATTTTACCCTATGTTAACTTCATCCACTTCCTTTTTCAAGGATTCCAACATTCATCCGTACGTCTGCGTATATTTTCtcaattattgttttatttttattgttttttttctagttttctagCAGAACTAATGTCTGCTGTATTGATGGTTGTTTTTACGATCTCGTCCGTTATTGGTGCGACATTCGTTGACAAGTATCCTCGACGATTCCTCGTTATTTTCTCGGGAATCCTAAGTAACGTATGTGTagagattttattttaagaagtTATTTATGCGTTGCTTTACCGAAAGGGAGTCTTACCTTGTCTTCTACCTCATAAAGCTCATAGTTAAGTTTTTAGTAGTCTAGTTTTGCTGTTTAAAAGGTAAGTATGGTGAAATTGGGCTCTACGCCACCTTTCAAGCGCCCACCGGTGCCTCTTCTAGGATCATCACCTTTTCCTCATACTCCTCCTACATTTCTTCCCCTTCGAGCGGCTTCTTGATCCTTACTTAACTTTATCGGCGGACTGGTACCATCGTCTGACGCGGTTGCTCGCATATTCGTCGTCAAGACGTGTCGTCCTTAAACTCCATCCCAACCTTCCTGATTTGCAGCAAGAGGCCGCACAGATTCAAACTATTCCGTAACCTCAGAGAATTGGAATCTTGCCTAAACTGCCTATCGGCATTGGCTGACCCGACTACCATCAGGGCGACAATGTCCGGCAGTTCAgcttaacaacaacaaattgtTACCAAAGATTCCACACTTTCTCCATGTAGTTGACCTATTTGGGTGGGATCTAGAAGAGTGCTGGACGATAGGACGATCCTGTATTGCTGGGAAACTTCTCCTATAAAGCTGTGCAAGTTGTACAGCTCGTACGTGCCCTGAGGGTATGCTCAAATGTCTGCTTGCATTTAATCCAAGCAGGACCACCGCCATAAGCCCCACCCCCCGTACCTCCCTTCTCTCTCCCCTCTCTCTTAATagattatttttctcatttagtAATTTGTCTTACTTACATCTTTGCCTGATTTTCTGACACAATCCagtgcattgtttttttttttactgggaGCTGCTTCCTGAATAGGGGACCTACTTTCTCCTCACAGTGCACTGATGAAGTGGAGTTTAGCCACCCGTCACATCCAGAATGCCGTTAACAAAGTCCATTAAAGAGACAGAGATAgcaaaaggaataaaattcGTCAAGGTGATCCATCAAAACTGACACCGTACTTTTGCGGTAGTTCACTAGAGCTTATACTTACACGAGTGTGCGTTGTGGGACCTAAAATGTGTGCTACTGTACCTAGGCTGAGCAGATGTAAGGTATAGGGTGTGGGAAGGACATAGAAAAGGCAGTCAGTGGAAACTGCGTTGTGTGCGTGTGAGCTCACGACATTTGGGTGTTCAACCCAATAGAAGTGTAGCGAGTGGTTTAATGGTTCAACTTTATTGGATAAACCAAGAAAGGTTTCACAAATACCGATCATCTGCGATGTATGCCAAAAACAACAAGATGGCCAACAGTCGAGCCGCCTTCTTGCAATACTATCGGATACAGAGAGTAGACAAGAACATAAACATCGTAAACGGTCATAATTTGTTGCGAGGAAGTCTCCATGTACGACTTCCAGTAAACCTCGACATGGTGATGTTTAAGTATTTGCTTTCTTTAATTGGAGCGGACACGAGCTTGTTATAATCGTTTATTtatggctaacgtttcgtcaatatcgccttcttcagagcgaAATTAGGTTCGGTTTCACCATTTCAGGCACTGAAGAAGGTAAAATTGCCGAAACATCAGccacgaaaaaaaggatcatagtttcggctcaattaaagaaaccaAATACAGAAACGTCATATTTCAAATGTTCGGAACACACTAAAAGATGAACAGCAGTGATTTAAAGACGTCCCACTGTCAGAGAAAAGATTTAGTGGAACCAGTCCTCATGGTCCTCTGTATCAACCCTAGTGTGTACCTCTTGTACctgagaatcgtttgaggttcacgaacgtgtaactggacCATAC
This is a stretch of genomic DNA from Necator americanus strain Aroian chromosome II, whole genome shotgun sequence. It encodes these proteins:
- a CDS encoding hypothetical protein (NECATOR_CHRII.G4607.T1), yielding MAKRSNLSLIVICTVLSLITNFPSGYTNATVNTAVTSVEKYIRDSYHIRGQNITDDGVALVKGVVINCWFIVMVIGAACTPYVTDKFGRKIGYIVAVVVAIVAAIVQYLSVLFHLPEIFILGRSMTAFCSPLADACLLLYLQEVSPLSIRGMASFLCEIGYGAMVVLGMVLGMRAVLGSALDILMLVPLVPLTLSLVFLMFIPETPKFLMIMRGDREKALRSLEFFRGKEKENERLLDDYEREKLQEINQERSSLKEIFSTWNLRQAVYLASSVLFLTWSFYPMLTSSTSFFKDSNIHPFLAELMSAVLMVVFTISSVIGATFVDKYPRRFLVIFSGILSNIFLLLFAVFSMLAYTHPYIKYACIASAVLYCISFGMVLGPVSWFVAPELVPLKHKSLVFSLCFGANNVFIAATDFLAIFLFQKFGAIIFVGLFTIPSFLSLIFVYLYLPESKGKEIEGIIEEMLKKAKKSPLKDEDCTQRVRSGYQIFATQSSNSVVQ